One part of the Solea solea chromosome 1, fSolSol10.1, whole genome shotgun sequence genome encodes these proteins:
- the LOC131468711 gene encoding induced myeloid leukemia cell differentiation protein Mcl-1 homolog: MQSDSGLNNCPAGGEELEKETRKLVTQFLTDFAVQSAPRFGDGKALSTMKRVVDGLCEKHRYKYNGMIQNMALYQKEEDVAFVSAVAASLFEDCTVTWGRIASLMAFGAVVCKHLKERGSENSAEQVGQEISSYLLSHHRGWMLENNSWDGFAEYFQAAEPEMTMRNTLISLAGLAGLGATLALLIKVLQRILQ, translated from the coding sequence ATGCAGTCAGACAGCGGATTAAACAACTGCCCTGCAGGAggggaggagctggagaaagaAACCAGGAAACTGGTTACCCAGTTTCTCACAGACTTTGCTGTACAATCTGCACCAAGGTTCGGTGACGGCAAAGCGCTATCAACAATGAAAAGAGTCGTGGACGGACtttgtgaaaaacacagatacAAGTACAATGGTATGATCCAAAATATGGCATTGTATCAAAAAGAGGAAGATGTGGCTTTTGTCAGTGCAGTAGCTGCGAGCCTTTTCGAAGACTGCACCGTCACCTGGGGTCGCATCGCCAGCCTGATGGCGTTTGGGGCGGTGGTGTGTAAGCACCTGAAGGAGCGAGGCTCGGAGAACTCAGCAGAGCAGGTGGGGCAAGAGATCTCCTCATACCTGCTGTCTCACCATCGAGGCTGGATGCTGGAAAACAACTCCTGGGATGGATTTGCAGAGTACTTTCAAGCAGCAGAACCAGAGATGACGATGAGGAACACTCTCATAAGCCTCGCTGGACTTGCTGGACTCGGGGCAACACTTGCCCTTTTGATCAAGGTTTTGCAGAGGATTCTGCAGTAA